The Syntrophorhabdus sp. DNA window AGTCTGCAGCCCCCTCCCTGTTCACTGACCTTTTCAGCGACGGATCGAGCCCCATCATGATCGGTACGATAGTTCAGCCAGATATCGAATCCGTCCCGTGCCAGAGTCACTGCAATCGCGGCCCCGATTCCCTTGCTGCCCCCTGTTACGAGGGCTATCGGTCTTGATCCCATTGCGTTTCTCCGGCATCACCGTCCGGCATTCACTACGTTGCCGGCGGCATTGAACTCTATGGGTATAGCACGGAAGCGGTTTGTCCAATAGTACCAGGTGTTGTCACCAAGCGAGGGGGTCCTGTGTGGCGCCGGGTACCCAAGGGCTATCCTGATCCCGTCTTTTGTCATGCCATTATAGGCCCTTCCTTCCTTTATCCCCTTTTGATCGACGGCTGAAAAGCGATCCAGCTTCGTCGGCTCAGCGGAGGTGATCAGCTTGAAATACTGTTCGGGGCTCATTTTGACACTACTTTCATCCAACTCGAACAATATCTCCTTCCCGGTATTCTGGACAATAATGGTCATACCCCTTCTGAAATCTCCCATCGTCACGAGGGTGTTGACGGGTATCACGATATGTCCCTTTCCGGGGTTTGTCCAATTTGCATAGGATGCACGATATTCGCCGGACTTATCATGGTGTTGGACGTGGATGTTGTTCTTCAGGTAAACGGCGTTCGCCGTGGCCTGATATACAGGAGATCC harbors:
- a CDS encoding outer membrane protein assembly factor BamE, giving the protein MVLLKRGLVALLCAVIFLPAFVGCRTTGSPVYQATANAVYLKNNIHVQHHDKSGEYRASYANWTNPGKGHIVIPVNTLVTMGDFRRGMTIIVQNTGKEILFELDESSVKMSPEQYFKLITSAEPTKLDRFSAVDQKGIKEGRAYNGMTKDGIRIALGYPAPHRTPSLGDNTWYYWTNRFRAIPIEFNAAGNVVNAGR